The Methanocalculus alkaliphilus genome segment GGAATCCTTGAGCAGGTCGGTCTTCACTGCCCCCGCCAGGCATATATCACCGTCACCGGGAGGTGCATCTTCTCCTGTAGATACTGCCCCGTCCCCGGAACTGATGGGCGGATCAAAACACCGGATGAGATTGCAGCAATGATCGCCGGTGTCCGGGAGAGGATCGATGCCATATCCCTGACAAGCGGCGTCCTTGAATCGATCGATGATGAGGAGCGGCGGGTGCGTGCGGTTCTGAGACGGATCGGGGAGGTGGAGATACCGATCGGGGTCTCCATCTATCCGGGCCGGGATACGCCGGATAATCTCTATGCAGACGGTGTTTCAGAGGTGAAGTTCAATCTTGAGGCGGCAACACCCACCCTTTTTGAAGAGATGTGCCCGCCCCTCTCCTGGGATGGTGTTATCAGGGCACTCGATCGTTCAGTCGAACTCTTTGGGGAAGGGCATGTCTTCTCAAATGTTATAATCGGCCTTGGAGAGAGCGATGAGGAGATGGAGGCATGTATCGAACTCCTC includes the following:
- a CDS encoding radical SAM protein, yielding MRWHELKAGLLATGSCRVTGADASSYIERSAAGPGAGGSGSLFFSTGGRRIRLSISHDSPIEIRHLGGGEAILRHGSTECTGILEQVGLHCPRQAYITVTGRCIFSCRYCPVPGTDGRIKTPDEIAAMIAGVRERIDAISLTSGVLESIDDEERRVRAVLRRIGEVEIPIGVSIYPGRDTPDNLYADGVSEVKFNLEAATPTLFEEMCPPLSWDGVIRALDRSVELFGEGHVFSNVIIGLGESDEEMEACIELLTGRGVIPVLRPLTPAAALQSFSRPGRDRLLRTAALHARWLKKAGLDTRTAETMCTLCTGCDIVPGRDCP